In the genome of Euleptes europaea isolate rEulEur1 chromosome 4, rEulEur1.hap1, whole genome shotgun sequence, the window CCAGAAATCTACGACCCACAGAATCAAAAATCACAACTCGCAGCAGATGTTGGCTACTTTGCCAACTAAACATTCCCTGCTGGTGCCTCACGGTGAGGACTTGAGCGCCCTTCTAAAAAGCTCAGCCTCTTCGGAAAGCCTTCAACGTGTTTTTTTTACCTTCCCGACGTGTTCAGGGAGGGTGCTCCAAAAAACAGAGGCAACTCAAAACGCTACTGAGCCAGGGCTGATCATGCCTGACTACAAGCGGGGACAGTCAGAAACCCAGCAGCATGATGACTCTGTTTCTGGGAGTCTGCATCAGTGATCTTGTGACACCGCAAGCATTTATGTTGCTTGAGCAAAGGGGCCTTAGTTGAATATACCCACTTGTGGCTTGGAGCCAAGAAGTCAGATGAGTTCAAGGCACAGCAATTCCACAGTTATCATAGTAAAAGTACAGCAAAGATCCTACGACAACGTTTCAGGAGGAGACAAACatgcttcctcttcttctaacacATGCTCCCGTGGCCTGGACAGGGACATTAGGTGCTTGATGGTCACCAAAGCTATTCTGACACAGATACGCAGCACAAGGAAGGCAAACGGGACAATTATCTGCATGAGATGAAAGATGGTGGCGCTCAACTCGCTGAGGACGCACGTCAGGAAGAAGGCAACCAGGCTGACGCAAGGGTAGAGAGCGAGCTTGGCAAACATGAAGGCGTGCTCTTTGCCGCCGTACCGGGCGTAAGGGTGCAGCGTCTCCCTTTCGTAGAACAGAGCGGCAGTCCATATCCCGAACTGGAAGATGCTGCCGAAAAAAATGGTGACgcagctgacctggatggcttcgGTTTCGTTGTGAGACTTCTTTGCAAACTGACTGGTCAGCTGATAAGCGAGAGGGAGCCCGCCAATGAAAGCCAAGGAAAGGTTGTTCAGGAGGCCCATCAGCCGAGTGGTTTTCGTCACATGAAGGAAGAGCGAGTGGTGGACAAACCAGAGAAGGCCAACAGTTACGAAGGAGCCGAAGTAAGCAAGGAAAGCTGGACCGTATTCGCTCAGAGCATTGATGAGAAGTCCATGGTATTTCTCTCGTACTTCTTTAGCATCAGGAACGTTATTTTCGCTGTGGGGGGCGGTAATATAATTACGCTACATAGATAGGCATCAATCTAATTTTTACAATGACACTTTGAATTTCCATATTACATTTTAATGTTTCGAAATATTTGCCAACAATTTTAAACTTTGCATCCAGCACAATCTAatatacagtgcagtcctaaacagtcaCACCCCTCTAAGCCTTTTGACGTCAACGGACTAAGAAAAGTAACTCTTGCAAattatgatgggtagccatgttagtctgtcaatagcagtagaaaagagcaagagtccagtagcaccttaaagactaacaaaatttctggcagggtatgagctttcatgagccacagctcacttgtaCAGATATCTCACTTGTACAGATAtctcagatatctgaagaagtgagctgtggctcatgaaagctcataccctgccagaaattttgttagtctttaaggtgctactggactcctgctcttttctcttGCAAATTATATTTATGTAAAAACAAAGTCTAAAACCAAAAGCCAGGTAATCTTATTCttttaggaccaaccaaaatatcagaacacagtgtgcaagcttttgagctctgcagagctcttcatcagactggatgctaaaaaaataaaagtggaaGCAGGGAAGAAATGACGTTTCATGCCATGCTGTTATGGCCTCCGGTCTCCTCTTGTGCAGAATGTGTTGGAGGCTAACCATGCGATCCAAGCCAAACTTACACCCTTTTAAGGCTATTGAAGTCaaaaggcttagaagggtatgactgcttaggactgccctgtataTGATGTTGTGCTGGGCGCAGAATTTAAAAATGCTTAGCAGGCAGTATACATGGCCCTCGCTATGAACTACGAAGCGAAGGTGGAAATTACTTTTGAGCGCATTAGGCAGAGAGATTTCCCTCAGGGCTAGGCTAGCACAATTACCATCCATGCTCAAGAGAACAGAAATTGATTTTTAGATATTGAAACACATACAGAAGCACAATTTCCCATATAAAGGAATAGTTAAAACGGCGCATGTAAGTTTCACACTGCCACTGAAGAAGAAaacgaagaagagctggtttttatataccgactttctctaccacttaagggagaatcaagccagctaacaatcaccttcccttcccctcccaacagacaccctgtgaggcaggtggggttgagagttctaacagagctgcaacttgcccaaggtcacccagctggcttcgtgtgtaggggtgaggaaacaaatccagttcaccagagtagcctccgctgctcatgtggagaagtggggaatcaaacctggttttccagatcagactccaccactcttaaccactacaccacgctggcttaccaTATATCCAGAATCAGCAGGGTTGCTACAATAGCATAAACTCCATCAGTGAAGGCTTCGACTCTTTCCTTGCTCAGAGGTTCGTTGAGGTAAAAAGTGAACGACTCTAAAGGCAATCCCTCTTCCTGACCTGCAAGCCACAACAAGTATGCTTAAATGAACCCGCACAGGGCATAATACTACTCTGGAAGTTTAAAAGGAGGAGAACGCCGTTTTAGTTTGTTTACAGTTCTTTCAGTTTGCATGCACCGGATCTCTGCTGCAACAGCTTCGCTCATCAGAAAGTGCCACCCTGCATACAGGTAAAATGGGTAATTGCCCGTTCACACACTTTCCCTGTGGTGGCTTCTACATTATGGAACCGCCTACCTGAGGCTATTACAAAGCCTCAGATTTCACAGAATGTGCAGAACAGAGTTGCTAACAAGGGCATTTTTGTAGAGGGAGAAGAGCTTTGATGTAATGGATCAGCGCAGGAAGTAACCTCTATTGGGGATGTGTGTGTTTCCTTCCCGTTCTTCAATTGCTGCCCCACTGCATATTTTACCTTTGCTGTTATGATCAAATGTTATCGAATTTTGTAAATCGCTTGCTTATTGACTAAACAGCTTTGTTTTATTACGATTCTTTGCTGTTAAGATTCAAATGTTATCACGTGTTGTGATCGCCTTCCTGATTGACTGAATAGTTctgttgtaatctgccttgagtcttgcgAGAAAGGCAGGCAATAAATGAAAATAAGGAAATAAATGTATACAGCACTATCTGAACTGGAATAAAAAGACGGAAAATGACACCCTATACTTTAAGCCATATACAGAATGAGCACTCCGTAGATaggtaaccaaaaaggttgaTGAAAAAACCTAATGATAGAATAACAATGGGTTACATACAAAAAATAGACAAAGCTTTAATACattgtaaataataaaaaatatcctTAAAATCAAATGtgaggaaggcctattggctGAAACACATTTGGTTTTAAGGATATTTTAAATGATTTACAATGTATTAAAGCTTTGTCTATTTTTTGTATGTAACCCATTGTTATTCTGCTATTAGTTGTTTTTTTGCCAACCTTTTGGTTACCTGTTGTTTCTGGGTTgaagttttttcttcccctttctgtttgtgTTCTGCATTCTGTAAATAGAATATCTGTCTCTTTCCCATCATCATAGCAGAAATGTGTCTGAACATCTGGAAAGAACTGGATATAGCAATATGCCATACAACTGCAGCTATTAAGTTGCCATACACACCCTCACTATTTGGGTGTTCATTGAAGTACTGCTGGTAATTTTAGTGCAAAACTATTAGAAGACATATGTCTCCTGCGTATCATCCTCATACTCACCATCCGTCTTGCTTGTAAACCATTTGGTCAGGTGACGGATATGTGGGAAGAATATAATGAGTCCCAGGAACACGTAAGACTGCAAGGAAAGAGCACATTAATCTTTTAAAGTTTTATGATTGTTTGTAGTATGTAACAGGATTAATATTTTGTCATTTTAACAATATACGCTTGGTGGCATAAAAGCTAAGAAGTCCAGCAAACTAGGGCCCAATGATTGATTCAACAAGTGTGGGTGAACGAGGAAGGACTGCATTCCAGAGATGAAATTTTTCAGTTTGTGCTATATCATGATAAAGATGCAAAAAACCCCAGCAGTTAATGGTGACTGGTGCTCACAAATCCATGTAACAGGAGCATCTAGGCAGGGTTATCCGTTACAGATCAATGAGTGTGACTTTGTgcgtgtcaagtgctgtcaagttgcttctgacttatggcctATGAATtattgacctccaaaacatcctatcattaacagccttgctcaggtctggcaaactaAGGGCCGTGGTTTcttttgttgagtcaatccatctca includes:
- the TMEM175 gene encoding endosomal/lysosomal proton channel TMEM175 isoform X2 yields the protein MILPVAHTKIQPDQELNESVQQLLATRIAVYLMTFLIVTVAWAAHVRLFQVIELIDDVLALLNLACMMLITFLPYTFSLMASFPDVPFGIFMFSSCAVIIGFVQAVIVMYGFHHPYLLNHQIQVSENQAFYKYHILKIILRGPTLSFFAAIFSFFFVPMSYVFLGLIIFFPHIRHLTKWFTSKTDGEYEDDTQETYGLPLESFTFYLNEPLSKERVEAFTDGVYAIVATLLILDICENNVPDAKEVREKYHGLLINALSEYGPAFLAYFGSFVTVGLLWFVHHSLFLHVTKTTRLMGLLNNLSLAFIGGLPLAYQLTSQFAKKSHNETEAIQVSCVTIFFGSIFQFGIWTAALFYERETLHPYARYGGKEHAFMFAKLALYPCVSLVAFFLTCVLSELSATIFHLMQIIVPFAFLVLRICVRIALVTIKHLMSLSRPREHVLEEEEACLSPPETLS
- the TMEM175 gene encoding endosomal/lysosomal proton channel TMEM175 isoform X1 codes for the protein MILPVAHTKIQPDQELNESVQQLLATRIAVYLMTFLIVTVAWAAHVRLFQVIELIDDVLALLNLACMMLITFLPYTFSLMASFPDVPFGIFMFSSCAVIIGFVQAVIVMYGFHHPYLLNHQIQVSENQAFYKYHILKIILRGPTLSFFAAIFSFFFVPMSYVFLGLIIFFPHIRHLTKWFTSKTDGQEEGLPLESFTFYLNEPLSKERVEAFTDGVYAIVATLLILDICENNVPDAKEVREKYHGLLINALSEYGPAFLAYFGSFVTVGLLWFVHHSLFLHVTKTTRLMGLLNNLSLAFIGGLPLAYQLTSQFAKKSHNETEAIQVSCVTIFFGSIFQFGIWTAALFYERETLHPYARYGGKEHAFMFAKLALYPCVSLVAFFLTCVLSELSATIFHLMQIIVPFAFLVLRICVRIALVTIKHLMSLSRPREHVLEEEEACLSPPETLS